The proteins below are encoded in one region of Marinobacter sp. F4206:
- a CDS encoding macro domain-containing protein — MLKVEIVQGNIASQPDMDAVVNAANARLMPGSGVAGAIHGAAGPGLAEECQALAPISPGEAVISSGHRLPNRHVIHCLGPVYGVDEPSDRLLGDCYRNALAVAEQHRLNSVAFPAISTGVFGYPVDKAAAVAIDAIAAMAPALRFVQRVRLVLFSDSDRRLFQAALSRSSLTSTD; from the coding sequence GTGCTGAAGGTTGAGATCGTGCAGGGCAACATCGCATCGCAGCCGGACATGGATGCCGTGGTCAACGCCGCCAACGCCCGCCTGATGCCGGGCAGTGGCGTTGCCGGCGCCATTCACGGTGCCGCCGGCCCGGGGCTTGCCGAGGAGTGCCAGGCGCTGGCCCCGATCTCGCCCGGCGAGGCGGTAATCAGTTCCGGACACCGGCTACCGAACCGACATGTTATTCATTGTCTGGGGCCGGTTTACGGTGTGGACGAGCCATCGGACCGGCTGCTGGGAGACTGCTACCGCAACGCGCTGGCGGTAGCGGAACAGCATCGGTTGAACTCGGTGGCGTTTCCCGCCATTTCCACCGGGGTGTTTGGCTATCCGGTGGACAAGGCTGCGGCCGTTGCCATCGACGCGATTGCCGCGATGGCGCCTGCGCTCCGTTTCGTCCAGCGCGTTCGCCTGGTGCTGTTCAGTGATTCGGATCGCAGGCTGTTCCAGGCAGCGCTCAGTCGCAGCTCGTTGACGTCGACAGACTGA